Proteins from one Listeria innocua genomic window:
- a CDS encoding amino acid permease, protein MTKVNSFFRKKSFHNPATDKHHLNKTLGAFDLTMLGVGAVVGGGIFILPGQVASVIAGPGIIISFIIAGIACCLAALCYSEFASKLPVAGSAYTYSYHVFGEGVAWILGWSLILEYGLAVAAIASGWSSYMKSLLAGFDLHIPTAISSAYNPSAGTYFDLLAFVVVMVIGILLSFGIRESTRVNNIMVLVKIAVVVLFIIVGAFYVKPDNWTPFLPFGVQGVITGASTVFFAYIGFDAVSSAAEEVKNPQKNMPIGIIASLAVCTLLYILLSAVLTGVVPYTDLVGVSAPVAFALQAINQNWIAGLLSVGAIVGMTTVVLVMSYGGTRLLFAMGRDGLLPKSFSKISKNDTPVRNTMIFATVMGLIASTVPMEDLAQLINIGTLFAFAMVSVGIFFLRRNPELNQKGFKTPFYPVVPALSFLLCVYLMLNLSKTTWIAFGVWFVLGIIVYTFYGRKHSALRLK, encoded by the coding sequence ATGACGAAAGTTAATTCTTTTTTCAGAAAAAAGAGTTTTCATAACCCAGCGACAGATAAACATCATTTAAACAAAACTTTAGGCGCATTTGATTTAACAATGCTTGGAGTTGGAGCGGTTGTTGGGGGTGGGATATTCATTCTTCCAGGACAGGTAGCTTCTGTCATAGCGGGACCAGGAATTATTATTTCATTTATTATTGCAGGCATTGCTTGTTGTTTGGCGGCTCTTTGTTATTCGGAATTCGCTTCAAAACTGCCAGTCGCGGGTAGCGCTTATACATACAGCTATCACGTATTTGGAGAAGGAGTAGCGTGGATTCTTGGCTGGTCGCTTATTTTGGAATACGGACTTGCGGTAGCAGCGATTGCAAGTGGTTGGTCATCTTATATGAAGAGCTTGCTAGCGGGTTTTGATTTACACATTCCAACAGCTATATCTTCCGCTTATAACCCAAGCGCAGGTACTTACTTTGATTTACTCGCTTTTGTAGTAGTTATGGTTATTGGAATTTTACTTAGTTTTGGTATTCGCGAATCTACGAGAGTAAATAATATAATGGTGTTAGTAAAAATTGCAGTTGTTGTTTTATTTATTATCGTAGGTGCATTCTATGTGAAGCCAGATAATTGGACGCCGTTTTTACCATTTGGAGTGCAAGGTGTAATTACGGGAGCTTCTACCGTTTTCTTTGCTTATATTGGTTTTGACGCCGTATCTAGCGCAGCGGAAGAAGTAAAAAATCCGCAAAAAAATATGCCAATCGGGATTATCGCTTCCTTGGCAGTGTGTACGTTGCTTTATATTTTATTATCAGCAGTTCTAACCGGCGTTGTTCCGTACACTGATTTAGTTGGAGTTAGTGCACCAGTTGCTTTTGCGCTTCAAGCGATTAATCAAAACTGGATTGCAGGCTTGCTTTCAGTTGGAGCAATTGTTGGAATGACAACAGTAGTGCTTGTTATGTCTTACGGCGGAACTAGATTATTGTTTGCAATGGGACGTGACGGACTACTACCAAAATCTTTTTCAAAAATCAGCAAGAACGATACGCCAGTTAGAAATACGATGATTTTTGCGACAGTAATGGGCTTGATTGCCTCAACAGTACCAATGGAAGATTTGGCACAATTAATTAATATCGGCACGTTATTTGCTTTTGCGATGGTTTCAGTCGGAATTTTCTTCTTACGTCGCAACCCTGAGCTTAATCAAAAAGGCTTTAAGACACCGTTTTATCCAGTGGTACCAGCACTTTCGTTTTTACTTTGTGTATACTTAATGCTTAATTTATCTAAAACAACTTGGATTGCGTTTGGTGTTTGGTTTGTACTTGGAATTATTGTTTATACATTCTATGGAAGAAAACATTCTGCTTTACGTTTAAAATAA
- the whiA gene encoding DNA-binding protein WhiA: protein MSFASETKKELTHMDVSDSDAKVELAAFIRMNGAISFSNQLVIMDVQTENAAIARRMYQLLKDLYEVPIELLVRRKMKLKKNNVYIVRLKSGTRGILEDLRILEPPMTFTKSIDRGFVKKRSAKRAYLRGAFLASGSVNNPETSSYHLEIFSVYEEHNEAICALMNQFDLNARTLERKNGFITYLKEAEKITEFLSIIGATSALLHFEDVRIMRDMRNSVNRLVNCETANLNKTINAAVRQIDNIKYIQSTVGLEALPERLREIAALRIANEDVTLKELGEMLTTGQVSKSGINHRLRKLDQIAERLRSGETPAQVGLKVSNS, encoded by the coding sequence ATGTCATTTGCATCGGAAACGAAGAAAGAATTAACCCATATGGACGTAAGTGATAGCGATGCAAAAGTGGAACTCGCAGCTTTTATTCGAATGAATGGCGCAATCTCGTTTTCGAATCAATTAGTTATAATGGATGTCCAAACAGAGAATGCAGCTATAGCTAGACGAATGTACCAATTACTAAAAGATTTGTATGAAGTGCCAATTGAACTTCTAGTACGTCGTAAAATGAAACTGAAAAAAAATAATGTCTATATTGTGCGATTAAAGTCTGGCACGCGAGGGATTTTAGAAGATTTACGAATTCTTGAACCTCCAATGACGTTTACGAAGTCGATTGATAGGGGATTTGTTAAGAAGAGGAGCGCCAAACGTGCTTATTTACGTGGAGCCTTTTTGGCAAGTGGATCAGTTAATAACCCGGAAACTTCATCGTATCATTTAGAAATTTTTTCTGTTTATGAGGAGCATAATGAGGCGATTTGCGCTTTAATGAATCAATTCGACCTCAATGCGCGAACCCTTGAACGGAAAAACGGTTTTATTACCTATTTGAAAGAAGCGGAAAAAATCACGGAATTCTTAAGTATTATTGGTGCAACTAGTGCGCTTCTTCATTTTGAAGATGTTCGGATTATGCGCGATATGCGAAATTCAGTGAATAGGTTAGTTAACTGTGAAACAGCGAATCTCAATAAAACTATTAACGCTGCTGTAAGGCAAATTGATAACATTAAGTATATCCAGTCGACAGTTGGACTTGAAGCTTTACCAGAACGACTGCGTGAAATTGCCGCGCTTCGGATTGCAAATGAAGATGTTACTTTAAAAGAGTTGGGTGAAATGCTAACAACTGGCCAAGTAAGTAAATCAGGCATTAACCATCGTCTTCGCAAACTGGATCAAATTGCAGAACGACTCAGAAGCGGTGAAACTCCAGCGCAAGTAGGGTTAAAAGTTAGCAATAGTTAA
- a CDS encoding TetR/AcrR family transcriptional regulator: MEKKRTRAEELGITRRKILDTARDLFMEKGYRAVSTREIAKIAKITQPALYHHFEDKESLYIEVVRELTQNIQVEMHPILQLNKPKEEQLHDMLIMLIEEHPTNILLMIHDILNEMKPENQFLLYKLWQQTYLMPFQQFFERLENAGELRAGVSAETAARYCLSTISPLFSGKGSFAQKQTTTEQIDELINLMMFGICKKEV; encoded by the coding sequence ATGGAAAAGAAACGAACTCGGGCAGAAGAACTAGGAATAACAAGAAGAAAAATTCTCGACACAGCGCGGGATTTATTCATGGAAAAAGGTTACCGGGCAGTGTCAACAAGAGAAATTGCTAAAATCGCCAAAATTACCCAACCAGCACTTTATCATCATTTTGAAGATAAAGAATCACTTTATATTGAAGTAGTTCGTGAACTGACGCAGAATATTCAGGTGGAAATGCATCCGATTTTACAATTGAATAAGCCGAAAGAAGAACAGTTACATGATATGTTGATTATGTTAATTGAAGAACATCCGACTAATATTTTACTAATGATTCACGATATTCTTAATGAAATGAAGCCGGAAAATCAGTTTTTACTATATAAGTTATGGCAACAAACATATTTAATGCCGTTTCAACAATTTTTTGAGCGCTTAGAAAATGCAGGAGAGTTGCGCGCAGGTGTCAGTGCTGAAACGGCCGCACGATACTGCTTGTCAACTATTAGCCCACTGTTTTCTGGTAAAGGTAGTTTCGCGCAAAAACAAACGACTACAGAACAAATCGATGAATTAATCAATTTAATGATGTTTGGTATTTGTAAAAAAGAGGTATAA
- a CDS encoding MMPL family transporter has product MKDGFLSKIASFVGGKKGRFITLGIWIIAIIILQFFFPKAADYKDDAAKDLPSSEPSVVAQKLIDDKFAGTDGTPALITWYRSTGLTTADLANIQKYSKELTKNPVDFQKMAVPYDKMPPVALKQQVSKDGTTFIQTVIMKDSATSDQLAESFKQLETTAKETIGEDPFAKKVSADDTLVAWTTGPAGISVDASGLFKDADVSLLIGTVLLVLVFLLVIYRSPILALIPLIAVGFAYLVITPILGLLAKEGIITYGSQGLSIMTVLLFGAGTDYCLFLIARFRSHLHTEKNRFQAFKEAFSGTAGAIALSGLTVMAALLLLLAAEYGSFHNFAVPFSLAIFIMMISSLTLVPALLGLFGRVSFWPFIPRTIEMEEARAKKKGKTPKHHKENRFWHKIGEMSAKHPVRILIITLIILIGCGIFTTQVKYTYDTLSTFPEDMPSREGFTLISDHFGAGMLAPMEVVVNSKESMKSSLENVDGVASVTGPERSKGYQKYTLILKDNPYSNEAMDVVPKVRAAADKGNDVYIAGQTATQYDDRAVTQHDEKVIIPLVITLIAILLLCYLRSITAMLYLVATVLLSFVGALGLGWVIIHYAMGVEAISGLIPLYAFVFIVALGEDYNIFMISSIWKNSKTMPLRKAITEGVGQTGGVITSAGLILAGTFCVLTTLPIQLLVQFGLITAIGVLLDTFIVRPFLVPSITVLLGKWAFWPGKQHKMTK; this is encoded by the coding sequence ATGAAAGATGGATTTTTAAGTAAAATAGCCAGTTTTGTAGGTGGCAAGAAAGGTCGATTTATAACACTAGGTATATGGATTATCGCTATTATAATTTTACAGTTTTTCTTTCCAAAAGCTGCTGATTACAAAGACGATGCAGCGAAAGATTTACCTAGTTCAGAGCCTTCAGTAGTTGCTCAAAAACTAATTGATGATAAATTTGCTGGGACAGACGGGACGCCCGCACTTATTACTTGGTATCGTTCAACTGGCTTAACAACAGCAGATTTAGCTAATATTCAAAAATACAGCAAAGAATTAACTAAAAACCCAGTTGACTTCCAAAAAATGGCAGTTCCATATGATAAAATGCCACCAGTTGCGTTAAAACAACAAGTTTCTAAAGATGGGACCACTTTTATTCAAACCGTTATTATGAAAGATAGTGCGACGTCAGATCAACTAGCTGAGAGCTTTAAACAACTCGAAACAACTGCTAAAGAAACGATTGGCGAAGATCCTTTTGCGAAGAAAGTGTCAGCTGATGACACACTAGTTGCTTGGACAACTGGGCCAGCTGGTATCAGTGTGGATGCGAGTGGATTATTTAAAGACGCAGATGTTTCCCTGTTAATTGGGACGGTTCTGCTTGTTCTAGTCTTTTTATTAGTTATTTATCGTTCGCCAATTTTGGCATTAATTCCTTTGATTGCAGTAGGGTTTGCTTATTTAGTAATTACGCCGATTCTTGGATTACTCGCAAAAGAAGGGATTATCACATACGGTTCACAAGGGCTCTCGATAATGACCGTATTACTATTTGGTGCCGGAACAGATTACTGTTTATTCTTGATTGCTAGATTCCGAAGCCATTTACACACTGAAAAAAATCGTTTCCAAGCATTTAAAGAAGCTTTTAGTGGGACAGCGGGGGCAATTGCGCTTAGTGGCTTGACTGTTATGGCGGCGTTACTTCTACTTTTAGCTGCCGAATACGGTTCGTTCCATAACTTTGCCGTACCTTTTAGTTTGGCGATTTTCATTATGATGATTTCTTCGTTAACACTTGTACCAGCGCTACTTGGCTTATTTGGTCGTGTTTCATTCTGGCCATTTATCCCAAGAACAATAGAAATGGAAGAAGCCCGTGCAAAGAAAAAAGGGAAAACACCGAAACACCACAAAGAAAACCGTTTTTGGCATAAAATTGGTGAAATGTCTGCAAAACATCCTGTGCGTATTTTGATTATTACTTTAATCATTCTAATTGGCTGTGGAATTTTCACGACTCAAGTCAAATATACGTATGATACACTTTCGACATTCCCAGAAGACATGCCATCTCGAGAAGGTTTCACACTAATTAGTGATCATTTTGGTGCGGGTATGCTCGCACCAATGGAAGTGGTTGTTAATTCCAAAGAATCAATGAAAAGTTCGCTTGAAAATGTGGATGGAGTAGCTTCGGTTACTGGGCCAGAACGAAGCAAGGGGTACCAAAAATACACACTTATTTTGAAAGACAATCCTTACAGCAATGAAGCAATGGATGTCGTACCAAAAGTTCGCGCCGCTGCTGATAAAGGCAATGATGTTTATATAGCCGGCCAAACAGCAACACAATATGATGACCGGGCAGTGACACAGCATGATGAAAAAGTGATTATCCCACTCGTGATTACCTTAATTGCCATTTTACTACTTTGTTATTTACGTTCGATTACAGCAATGCTTTACTTAGTGGCAACAGTTCTACTTTCATTCGTTGGAGCACTTGGACTTGGTTGGGTCATTATCCATTATGCAATGGGAGTAGAGGCTATTTCTGGCTTGATTCCACTATATGCCTTTGTCTTTATTGTGGCACTCGGGGAAGATTACAATATCTTTATGATTTCTAGTATTTGGAAAAACAGTAAGACAATGCCACTTCGAAAAGCCATTACAGAAGGTGTTGGTCAAACTGGTGGGGTCATCACTTCCGCAGGTTTAATTTTAGCGGGAACGTTTTGTGTTTTAACCACGCTGCCAATCCAGCTATTAGTACAATTCGGTTTAATTACTGCGATTGGTGTATTACTAGACACATTTATCGTTCGTCCATTCCTTGTTCCATCAATTACCGTACTCCTTGGAAAATGGGCATTTTGGCCAGGTAAACAACATAAAATGACAAAATAA
- the rpoN gene encoding RNA polymerase factor sigma-54 — translation MRLESNFVQKQQQKQSLKLNMTQQLSQSIAMLQFATADLVAFLEDKALENPLIEVIPGSDFATDFSYSSRKSSGSSDDTDWLEQIADNKLTLADALKEQLHLMDVTQTQKIIVLYLIESLNDNGYLQIDLKDVSAALLMDDSSVLEGLEILQGMEPAGVGARDARECILLQIERSPDAPYIAYDVIQKFFTEFAEKKWKKIASEMDVSLQDIQEVSDYIQTLNPKPGSEFESERVQYVVPDLILLQHGNEFTVSLAKQFLPQVRFQEAYYETMRATEEKDVAQFLREKAGEFDWIKKGIEQRENTLQRVGEAIVSHQKAYFLDNSAHLQPLTLKEVAEELGVHESTVSRAVNGKYMETNTGVYELKRFFASGLQKKSSENENVGDISSTTIKKLVQEFVAAEDKLKPLSDQKIVDMLAEKEIQVSRRAIAKYRLELNIPSSSKRKRF, via the coding sequence GTGCGTTTAGAATCTAATTTCGTCCAAAAGCAACAACAAAAACAATCGCTGAAATTAAATATGACGCAACAATTGTCACAGTCTATTGCTATGCTTCAATTTGCGACAGCTGATTTAGTGGCATTTTTAGAAGATAAAGCACTCGAGAACCCATTAATAGAAGTGATTCCAGGCTCGGATTTTGCAACAGATTTTTCCTATAGTAGCCGTAAAAGCTCTGGAAGCTCTGATGATACAGATTGGTTAGAACAAATAGCCGATAATAAGCTGACGTTGGCCGATGCGCTAAAAGAACAGTTGCATTTAATGGATGTAACGCAAACCCAAAAAATTATTGTTTTATATTTAATAGAAAGTTTAAATGACAATGGTTATTTACAAATAGATTTAAAAGACGTCAGTGCAGCACTTCTGATGGACGATTCCAGTGTTTTAGAAGGACTTGAAATTTTACAAGGGATGGAACCTGCTGGCGTGGGAGCGAGGGATGCGAGAGAATGTATTTTACTACAAATCGAACGTTCGCCTGATGCTCCATATATTGCTTACGATGTCATCCAAAAATTCTTCACGGAATTCGCGGAGAAAAAATGGAAGAAAATCGCCTCAGAAATGGATGTAAGCTTGCAAGATATTCAAGAAGTTTCCGATTACATCCAAACATTAAATCCTAAACCTGGCTCTGAGTTTGAGTCAGAACGTGTCCAGTATGTAGTACCAGACTTAATTTTACTCCAACATGGAAATGAATTCACAGTATCTTTGGCAAAACAATTTCTACCACAAGTCAGGTTCCAAGAGGCTTATTATGAAACAATGCGAGCAACAGAAGAAAAAGACGTGGCCCAATTTCTCCGTGAAAAAGCGGGTGAATTTGATTGGATAAAAAAAGGAATTGAACAACGGGAAAATACATTACAAAGAGTTGGTGAGGCAATCGTAAGTCACCAAAAAGCCTATTTTCTCGACAATTCAGCCCATTTACAACCCCTAACTTTAAAAGAAGTGGCAGAAGAACTTGGGGTGCATGAGTCTACTGTAAGTCGTGCGGTAAATGGCAAATATATGGAAACAAATACCGGCGTGTACGAACTAAAACGCTTTTTTGCATCTGGTTTACAGAAAAAATCTTCGGAAAACGAAAATGTTGGCGACATCTCCAGTACAACGATTAAAAAACTAGTACAAGAATTCGTAGCAGCAGAAGACAAACTAAAACCACTTTCAGATCAAAAAATAGTTGATATGCTCGCAGAAAAAGAAATTCAAGTTTCAAGAAGAGCTATCGCTAAATATCGCTTGGAGTTAAATATTCCATCATCTTCCAAAAGAAAAAGATTTTAA
- a CDS encoding lytic polysaccharide monooxygenase, with translation MNKFSKIGMFFVVAILSVVLFETNASAHGYISKPASRVYLANQGINTGVGAAQYEPQSVEAPKGFPASGPVDGKIAGGGKYSLLDAQTQDRWAKVDVESGPLTVEWTLTAPHRTSSWDYFITKKGWDPNKPLTRADFEPLATITADGSVPDRLSKQEITIPNDRSGYYVILGVWSIADTGNAFYQVIDANIINSDIEPVLDNEAPTEPTNLTGTTTAKKVSLTWTASKDNVGIKGYEILRDGKVIGESQVVAYEDTTVKDNTTYTYTVRAKDFSGNTSSLSNSAKLTTKEAPAVDKEAPTAPKGLMSHAQTDTTIALCWQASTDNVEVKNYELYRNNTKIATTTSTMFEDTKLASDTSYSYKVYAVDTSGNRSLVSNEITAKTKPLDPMNTWKADRIYNAGDQIYYNGIAYTAKWWTKGNAPDTSDVWKSNSTELPVWNTQKAYNGGEKVSYNGKIYQAKWWVRGEKPDSSSIWIAVN, from the coding sequence ATGAATAAATTTTCAAAAATTGGAATGTTTTTTGTTGTTGCAATATTATCTGTCGTGCTTTTCGAAACAAATGCCTCTGCTCACGGATACATATCTAAACCAGCGAGTCGGGTATATTTAGCTAATCAAGGGATTAATACGGGAGTTGGGGCAGCACAGTACGAGCCACAAAGCGTAGAAGCACCAAAAGGTTTTCCAGCAAGTGGCCCTGTTGATGGCAAAATTGCAGGCGGAGGAAAATACTCACTGTTAGATGCTCAAACACAAGATCGATGGGCAAAAGTAGATGTAGAATCAGGCCCATTAACTGTAGAATGGACTTTAACAGCGCCACATAGAACAAGTAGTTGGGATTATTTTATTACCAAAAAAGGTTGGGATCCAAATAAACCTTTAACACGAGCAGACTTTGAACCGTTAGCCACAATTACAGCTGATGGTAGCGTACCAGATAGATTATCAAAACAAGAAATAACTATTCCAAATGATCGTTCTGGTTATTATGTTATCTTAGGTGTCTGGTCTATTGCGGATACTGGAAATGCATTTTACCAAGTTATCGACGCAAATATCATTAATTCTGATATTGAACCAGTTTTAGACAATGAAGCACCTACTGAACCGACTAATTTAACAGGAACAACCACTGCTAAAAAAGTAAGTTTAACATGGACTGCTTCTAAGGATAACGTAGGAATTAAAGGATATGAAATTTTACGTGATGGAAAAGTAATCGGGGAAAGTCAAGTTGTCGCATACGAAGATACAACTGTAAAAGACAATACAACCTATACATATACAGTGCGCGCAAAAGATTTTTCTGGTAATACATCTTCACTTAGTAACAGCGCTAAATTAACAACGAAAGAAGCACCAGCCGTTGATAAAGAAGCTCCAACAGCACCAAAAGGTTTAATGTCACATGCACAAACAGACACTACTATTGCACTTTGTTGGCAAGCCTCAACGGACAATGTTGAAGTGAAAAATTATGAACTATATCGAAATAATACGAAAATCGCAACAACGACTTCCACGATGTTTGAAGATACAAAGCTAGCAAGTGACACAAGTTATAGCTACAAAGTATATGCAGTTGATACATCAGGTAATCGTTCACTAGTAAGTAACGAAATCACAGCCAAAACTAAACCACTAGACCCAATGAATACTTGGAAAGCTGATCGAATTTATAATGCAGGCGATCAAATTTATTATAATGGGATAGCTTACACAGCGAAATGGTGGACTAAAGGTAACGCACCAGATACGAGCGATGTATGGAAATCAAACAGCACCGAATTGCCAGTTTGGAACACCCAAAAAGCCTATAATGGCGGAGAAAAAGTTTCATACAATGGTAAAATCTACCAAGCAAAATGGTGGGTACGAGGTGAAAAACCAGATAGTTCATCTATTTGGATAGCGGTAAATTAA
- the clpP gene encoding ATP-dependent Clp endopeptidase proteolytic subunit ClpP, giving the protein MNLIPTVIEQTSRGERAYDIYSRLLKDRIIMLGSAIDDNVANSIVSQLLFLDAQDPEKDIFLYINSPGGSISAGMAIYDTMNFVKADVQTIGMGMAASMGSFLLTAGANGKRFALPNAEIMIHQPLGGAQGQATEIEIAARHILKIKERMNTIMAEKTGQPYEVIARDTDRDNFMTAQEAKDYGLIDDIIVNKSGLKG; this is encoded by the coding sequence ATGAACTTAATTCCAACAGTAATTGAACAAACTAGCCGCGGTGAACGCGCATACGACATTTATTCTCGTTTATTAAAAGACAGAATTATTATGTTAGGCTCTGCAATTGATGATAATGTTGCTAACTCAATTGTTTCCCAATTATTATTCTTAGATGCACAAGATCCTGAAAAAGATATTTTCTTATATATCAACTCTCCAGGAGGTAGTATTTCAGCTGGGATGGCAATTTACGACACAATGAATTTCGTTAAAGCTGACGTGCAAACTATCGGTATGGGGATGGCTGCTTCAATGGGCTCATTCTTACTAACAGCCGGTGCAAATGGTAAACGTTTCGCTTTACCAAATGCAGAAATCATGATTCACCAACCACTAGGCGGAGCTCAAGGTCAAGCAACTGAAATTGAAATTGCTGCTCGTCATATTCTAAAAATCAAAGAACGTATGAATACGATTATGGCTGAAAAAACTGGGCAACCTTATGAAGTAATCGCTCGCGATACCGATCGTGATAATTTCATGACTGCTCAAGAAGCAAAAGATTACGGTTTAATTGATGACATCATCGTTAACAAATCTGGCTTAAAAGGCTGA
- a CDS encoding dipeptidase encodes MRVIDTHCDALYKLQAGKGKYTFQDAEELDVNFERLIEAKMLLQGFAIFLDEEVPVEHKWKKAVEQVNIFKQHVLHKGGMIQHVKKWCELENLPEDKIGAMLTLEGIEPIGRDIDKLTQLLDGGVLSVGLTWNNANLAADGIMEERGAGLTHFGKEIIQLLNKRKVFTDVSHLSVKAFWETLDEAEFVIASHSSAKAICSHPRNLDDDQIKAMIEHDAMIDVIFHPLFTTNSGVADMEDVIRHIDHICELGGLKNIGFGSDFDGIPDHVKGLEHVGKYQSFLQTLEKHYTKEEVEGFASRNFLNHLPK; translated from the coding sequence ATGAGAGTAATTGATACCCACTGTGATGCGCTTTATAAGTTACAGGCTGGAAAAGGAAAATACACTTTCCAAGATGCAGAAGAACTTGATGTGAATTTTGAACGGCTTATAGAAGCTAAAATGTTATTACAAGGATTCGCCATTTTTCTTGACGAAGAGGTTCCTGTTGAACATAAATGGAAGAAAGCAGTTGAGCAAGTTAATATTTTTAAACAACACGTTCTTCATAAAGGCGGAATGATTCAGCATGTGAAGAAATGGTGCGAATTAGAAAATCTGCCGGAAGATAAAATCGGTGCAATGTTAACATTAGAAGGCATTGAACCAATCGGACGTGACATAGATAAACTAACACAATTGCTTGATGGTGGTGTATTATCTGTCGGTTTAACTTGGAATAATGCTAACTTGGCAGCGGATGGTATTATGGAAGAACGCGGCGCAGGATTGACTCATTTTGGCAAAGAAATCATCCAGCTTTTAAATAAAAGAAAAGTATTCACAGATGTTTCGCATTTGAGTGTGAAAGCTTTTTGGGAAACTTTAGATGAAGCTGAGTTTGTTATTGCCAGCCATTCAAGCGCTAAAGCAATCTGCTCTCATCCAAGAAACTTAGATGATGATCAAATTAAAGCGATGATAGAGCATGATGCAATGATTGATGTTATTTTCCACCCGCTATTTACTACGAACTCCGGTGTGGCTGATATGGAAGATGTTATTCGCCATATTGATCATATTTGTGAACTTGGTGGATTGAAAAATATTGGTTTTGGCTCGGATTTTGATGGTATCCCAGATCATGTCAAAGGACTGGAACATGTCGGTAAGTACCAAAGCTTCCTCCAAACATTAGAGAAACACTATACGAAAGAAGAAGTAGAAGGATTTGCATCTCGCAATTTCTTAAACCATTTACCAAAATAA
- a CDS encoding DUF898 family protein: MEEQHIIETRNGRTSFFDGGLLQYIGWTILGTLVTICTIGICYPWALCMVYGWKINHTVIEGKRLKFQGSAFGLFGHWIKWLLLTIITIGIYGFWVFIKLEDWKVKNTIFK; the protein is encoded by the coding sequence ATGGAAGAACAGCACATCATTGAAACACGAAACGGGAGAACATCATTTTTCGATGGAGGTTTACTGCAATATATTGGTTGGACAATACTTGGCACTTTGGTGACGATTTGTACCATTGGGATTTGCTATCCATGGGCTTTATGCATGGTTTATGGTTGGAAAATTAATCATACTGTTATCGAAGGCAAACGTTTGAAATTCCAAGGATCAGCCTTTGGACTTTTTGGACATTGGATTAAATGGTTACTTCTAACTATTATTACTATCGGAATTTATGGTTTCTGGGTTTTTATTAAGTTAGAAGATTGGAAAGTAAAAAATACGATTTTTAAATAA
- the namA gene encoding NADPH dehydrogenase NamA, with translation MSKLFSEYKLKDVTLKNRIVMSPMCMYSVENKDGIATDFHFAHYVSRAAGGTGLVILEATAVQEVGRISEFDLGLWNDEQVPALKRLVDGLHYHGAKAGIQLAHAGRKAVLPGEIVAPSAIPFDEKSAKPVELTKEAIKEVVADFKRAAYRAKEAGFDVIEIHAAHGYLIHQFLSPISNRREDNYGGPAGNRYKILSDIIKAIKEVWDGPIIVRVSATDYAHGGLQLEDHIPFAKWMKADGVELIDVSTGGLVNVAPPVFPGYQVPFADEIRRGAGIATGALGLITRGEQAEEILCNERADLIIVGRELLRNPYFAKEAAETLGETIEAPKQYSRAWK, from the coding sequence ATGTCAAAATTATTTTCAGAATATAAATTAAAAGATGTAACGCTAAAAAACAGAATTGTTATGTCGCCAATGTGTATGTATTCAGTAGAAAATAAAGACGGGATCGCAACAGACTTTCATTTTGCGCATTACGTTTCAAGAGCAGCTGGCGGTACCGGCCTTGTAATATTAGAGGCTACTGCGGTTCAAGAAGTAGGTAGAATTTCTGAATTTGATTTAGGCTTATGGAATGATGAGCAAGTTCCAGCTTTAAAACGTCTAGTAGATGGACTTCATTATCACGGGGCAAAAGCAGGCATTCAATTAGCGCACGCTGGTCGAAAAGCTGTTTTACCAGGCGAAATTGTGGCCCCTTCTGCAATTCCTTTTGACGAAAAATCTGCTAAACCAGTAGAACTTACGAAAGAAGCAATTAAAGAAGTTGTCGCTGATTTTAAACGGGCAGCGTACCGGGCTAAGGAAGCTGGCTTTGATGTAATCGAGATTCACGCAGCGCATGGTTATTTAATTCACCAGTTCCTTTCCCCAATTTCAAACCGTCGCGAAGATAATTACGGGGGACCTGCTGGCAATCGTTATAAAATTTTAAGTGATATTATTAAGGCAATAAAAGAAGTATGGGATGGACCGATTATTGTTCGAGTTTCCGCTACTGATTATGCACATGGCGGCTTGCAATTAGAAGACCATATTCCTTTTGCCAAATGGATGAAAGCAGATGGCGTGGAATTAATTGATGTAAGTACAGGTGGTTTAGTCAACGTAGCACCACCAGTTTTCCCGGGTTATCAAGTACCGTTCGCTGATGAAATTCGTCGCGGGGCTGGTATTGCAACAGGAGCACTTGGGCTTATTACACGAGGCGAGCAAGCGGAAGAAATTTTATGCAACGAACGAGCAGATTTAATTATCGTCGGTCGTGAATTATTACGAAACCCTTATTTTGCTAAAGAGGCTGCTGAAACGTTAGGTGAAACAATCGAAGCACCGAAACAATATTCACGAGCTTGGAAATGA